The stretch of DNA TTGAAATGCGTGGCCACCGACCCCGGCATAATGGTGGAACATTTGACCCCAGCATCGCGCAGGTCGAGCATGACGGCTTGAGTGAAGCCCACCAGACCGAACTTGCTGGCGTTGTAGGCCGACCCATTGGCGAAAAAATTGGTGCCGGCAAGACTGGCGATGCTGATGAAATAACCTTTGGCTCGAATGAGCGCATCCGCCGCAGCCTTGAGGCTGTAAAAAACACCAGTCAGGTTGGTATCAATGGTTTCGTGCCACTGTTCGAGGGTAAGCGACGTGACGGGCGCGAAGTGTCCCAACCCAGCGTTGGCGATGAGCACATCGAGGCTGCCGAAGGTTTCGAGCGTTTGAGCCACGGCATTCTTCTGCGCGTCCCAGTCCCGCACGTCGGCAGCAATGGCGAGCAGTTTTCCGGTGCCGATGGTGGAGAGTTGGCGGGCCGCCGCGTCGGCTGTTTCCTGATGGCGGCTGGTGATGGCGACGTTCATGCCTTCTTTGAGCAAGCTTTCGGCGATGCCGTAGCCGATGCCTTTGCTGCCCCCGGTGATGAGGGCTGTTTTTCCGTGTAAATGATTCATAGTGGCGGGTAAACGCGGCAAAGGGCAAATGGTTGCTGCATGATGTCGGGGGCTTGCTTGGATGGATACCTCCCATTCAAGATGATGGTGGTTGGGCGTAATTAGGTGTTTGTCAATATCATATAGGTGCATTTCAAATTCAGACATAATTTTGAGGGAAAAAATGGCAACTATCAGCCCTTCATTAAATCTTGGCGAATCAAGACATAAAAATGCAGCACCTGAATTTTGAAGTAAAAGCCCGCACCTCGCGTCAAGCCGACATCCGCGTCTGGCTGCTCGCCAACGGTGCCGAACCGCGCGGCACGGATTTCCAGACAGACACCTATTTCAAGATGCCGATGGGTGCCGGGCGGCTCAAATTGCGGCAAGGAAACATCGAAAACAACCTGATTCACTACCAGCGAAGCGATGATGCGGAGGCAAGAGTCTCCGATGTCGCGCTTGCCCCGGTAGCCGATGCCGCAGCATTGAAAAACATCCTCACGAGGGCACTGGGCGTGTGGGTAGAGGTGAAAAAACGCCGCGAGATTTATTTCATCGAAAACGTAAAGTTTCACTTGGACGAATTGGAGGGCTTGGGGCAGTTCGTTGAGATTGAAGCCATCGCAACAAACCCCGACATTCCGCTGGAACGCTTACAGGCACAATGCGCCCATTTTATGGCTATGTTGAGCATCCTACCCGACGACATTGTGGCGGCTTCTTACAGCGACTTGCTTCTCCCAGCCAGCGAGCGCGGCAAGTGAGGCTGGTGCGCGTTATAGTCAACGCAAAGTGGTTTTGAACGAACAGCGCTCGCAATCATCCTTTGAAAATCATACAAATCAATCAAGAACATCCTCAAATCCTCTTTAATCTGGGTATAGACGCATTTTTTCTACCTTTGTCGCCCAAATTTATGGGACGCATCCTCGCCATTGACTTCGGCCTCAAACGCACCGGCTTCGCGGTGACTGACCCCCTGAAAATCATCGCCACCGCACTGACGACCGTGGCAACACACGAGGCTTTTGATTTTTTGAAAAAATACTGCGCAGAGGAAGAGGTGGAAAGTTTCGTGGTCGGCTTGCCGATGCATCCCGATGGCAACCCTGCCCAAATAGCGCCTCAGGCCGATGTTTTTGCCGAAAAACTGAAAAAACTTTTCCCCGACAAACCCGTTATCCGGCAAGACGAGCGATACACTTCCAATGAGGCCAAGCGAATCATTCTCCAAAGCGGCATCAAAAAACAAAAACGCCGCGACAAGGCTTTGGTGGACAAAATCGCCGCAGCCCTGATTTTGGAGCAGTACATGCGGGAGCATTTTTGGGGGGGGTAGAGGGTGTCTTCGAAGACCGAAAAATTGCTTTGAACCGACTATAACACACAGATAAAATGATATTGCCGATTTACGCCTACGGGCAACCCGTTTTGAAAAAGGTAGCTGTTCCCATTGAAGCGGATTATCCTGATTTGCAAGAGCTCATCGCCAGT from Saprospiraceae bacterium encodes:
- a CDS encoding SDR family oxidoreductase, with translation MNHLHGKTALITGGSKGIGYGIAESLLKEGMNVAITSRHQETADAAARQLSTIGTGKLLAIAADVRDWDAQKNAVAQTLETFGSLDVLIANAGLGHFAPVTSLTLEQWHETIDTNLTGVFYSLKAAADALIRAKGYFISIASLAGTNFFANGSAYNASKFGLVGFTQAVMLDLRDAGVKCSTIMPGSVATHFNDHEPNPADAWKIQPEDLGQMVVDLLKMNPRTLPSKIEVRPSQPPK
- a CDS encoding class IV adenylate cyclase yields the protein MQHLNFEVKARTSRQADIRVWLLANGAEPRGTDFQTDTYFKMPMGAGRLKLRQGNIENNLIHYQRSDDAEARVSDVALAPVADAAALKNILTRALGVWVEVKKRREIYFIENVKFHLDELEGLGQFVEIEAIATNPDIPLERLQAQCAHFMAMLSILPDDIVAASYSDLLLPASERGK
- the ruvX gene encoding Holliday junction resolvase RuvX, with protein sequence MGRILAIDFGLKRTGFAVTDPLKIIATALTTVATHEAFDFLKKYCAEEEVESFVVGLPMHPDGNPAQIAPQADVFAEKLKKLFPDKPVIRQDERYTSNEAKRIILQSGIKKQKRRDKALVDKIAAALILEQYMREHFWGG